One window of the Vigna radiata var. radiata cultivar VC1973A unplaced genomic scaffold, Vradiata_ver6 scaffold_264, whole genome shotgun sequence genome contains the following:
- the LOC106755189 gene encoding homogentisate phytyltransferase 1, chloroplastic-like, translating to MASILSLPFSSASTVGSWWRSQTCAASYCSSSYQTKASWYKTEKIQNACSTVRQQQQHDLKHHYRGIETLSIISVSLLAVEKLSDISPAFFVGLLEAVTAALFMNVYIVGLNQLSDIEIDKINKPYLPLASGEYSFETGVIIVASFSIMSFLLAWLVGSWPLFWALLISFVLGTTYSIDLPLLRWKRFAVVAAMCILVVRAIIVQFAFFLHMQTYVYKRPAMFPRSLIFATAFMGFFSVVIALFKDIPDIEGDKMFGIRSFSVRLGQKRVFWICVSLLEMAYGVSLLLGAASSCLWSKIITGLGHVLLASVLWYRAKSVDLKSKAAITSFYMFIWKLFYAEYFIIPLVR from the exons ATGGCTTCTATTCTCTCTCTGCCTTTTTCTTCTGCTTCCACTG TTGGAAGCTGGTGGAGGAGTCAAACCTGTGCCGCAAGTTACTGTTCAA GTTCTTACCAGACAAAAGCATCATGGTACAAAACTGAGAAAATTCAGAATGCATGTTCTACAGTGAGGCAGCAGCAGCAGCATGATTTGAAGCATCATTATAGAGGTATTGAG ACATTAAGCATAATTTCTGTGTCTCTTCTAGCAGTGGAAAAATTATCAGATATTTCTCCCGCATTTTTTGTTGGTTTGTTGGAG GCCGTCACAGCTGCACTGTTTATGAACGTTTATATAGTTGGATTGAATCAATTATCCGACATTGAGATAGACAAG ATAAACAAGCCTTATCTTCCGTTGGCATCTGGGGAATATTCTTTTGAAACTGGTGTTATTATCGTAGCGTCATTTTCAATTATG AGTTTTTTGCTTGCATGGCTAGTAGGTTCATGGCCATTGTTTTGGGCTCTTCTAATCAGTTTTGTGCTAGGGACTACATATTCAATCGAT TTGCCCCTGTTGAGATGGAAGAGATTCGCAGTGGTTGCAGCCATGTGTATCCTAGTTGTTCGGGCAATAATAGTTCAGTTTGCGTTTTTCCTTCACATGCAG ACCTATGTGTACAAGAGGCCAGCTATGTTTCCAAGATCATTGATTTTTGCTACAGCATTCATGGGATTCTTCTCTGTAGTTATAGCATTGTTCAAG GATATCCCTGACATTGAAGGAGATAAAATGTTTGGCATTCGATCTTTCTCAGTGCGTTTGGGTCAAAAGCGG GTATTCTGGATTTGTGTTTCACTTCTTGAAATGGCTTATGGAGTTTCCCTTTTGCTGGGAGCAGCATCTTCCTGCCTATGGAGCAAAATCATTACG GGTTTGGGGCATGTTCTTCTAGCTTCAGTTCTTTGGTATCGTGCTAAGTCTGTAGATCTGAAAAGCAAAGCTGCCATAACATCTTTCTATATGTTTATATGGAAG CTATTTTATGCAGAGTACTTTATCATACCTTTAGTTAGATGA
- the LOC106755176 gene encoding adagio protein 1: MEWDSDSDLSGDDDASFMLNDDDDIAGPLPFPVLQTAPCGFVVTDALEPDHPIIYVNAVFEMVTGYSAEEVLGRNCRFLQCRGPFAKRRHPLVDSTVVSEIRRCLDEGVEFQGELLNFRKDGSPLMNRLRLTPIYGDDEITHVIGIQFFTEANIDLGPLYLRLFYNILELCAVGNRVVLFGGEGVNMQPMNDTFVLDLNSSNPEWQHVQVSSPPPGRWGHTLSCVNGSNLVVFGGCGRQGLLNDVFVLDLDAKPPTWREISGLAPPLPRSWHSSCTLDGTKLIVSGGCADSGVLLSDTFLLDLSMEKPVWREIPVTWTPPSRLGHTLSVYGGRKILMFGGLAKSGPLRFRSSDVFTMDLSEEEPCWRSVTGSGMPGAGNPGGIAPPPRLDHVAVSLPGGRILIFGGSVAGLHSASQLYILDPTDEKPTWRILNVPGRPPRFAWGHSTCVVGGTRAIVLGGQTGEEWMLSDLHELSLACSVI; encoded by the exons ATGGAGTGGGACAGTGATTCTGATCTCAGTGGAGACGACGACGCTTCCTTTATGCTCAACGATGATGACGATATCGCTGGACCCCTCCCCTTCCCCGTTCTCCAGACCGCGCCCTGCGGCTTCGTCGTCACCGACGCGCTTGAGCCCGACCACCCTATCATATACGTCAACGCCGTTTTCGAGATGGTCACCGGTTATAGTGCAGAAGAAGTGCTCGGTCGCAATTG CCGTTTCTTGCAGTGCCGAGGTCCATTTGCTAAGAGAAGGCATCCATTGGTGGACTCAACTGTTGTTTCCGAAATTAGAAGATGCCTTGACGAAGGGGTTGAATTCCAAGGTGAGTTGCTGAACTTTAGGAAAGATGGATCTCCACTTATGAACAGATTGCGTCTGACACCTATATATGGAGATGATGAGATAACTCATGTCATTGGAATCCAGTTCTTCACAGAGGCAAACATTGATCTTGGTCCCCTNTATCTTAGACTTTTCTACAATATTCTAGAACTT TGTGCTGTTGGTAATAGAGTTGTCCTATTTGGTGGTGAAGGGGTTAACATGCAACCTATGAATGATACTTTTGTACTGGATCTGAATTCAAGTAATCCGGAGTGGCAACATGTCCAGGTGAGTTCTCCTCCCCCTGGTCGGTGGGGCCACACACTTTCTTGTGTTAATGGTTCTAATTTAGTTGTATTTGGAGGCTGTGGAAGGCAGGGCTTGCTCAATGATGTGTTTGTTCTGGACCTGGATGCAAAGCCTCCAACATGGCGTGAAATCTCTGGACTGGCACCTCCACTTCCGAGATCTTGGCATAGCTCCTGTACACTTGATGGTACTAAGTTGATAGTTTCTGGTGGCTGTGCTGATTCTGGTGTACTCTTGAGCGATACTTTCCTCCTTGATCTCTCAATGGAGAAACCTGTCTGGAGGGAGATACCAGTAACATGGACTCCACCTTCGCGCCTGGGTCACACACTATCCGTTTATGGTGGTAGGAAAATACTGATGTTTGGGGGTCTGGCCAAGAGTGGGCCCCTTCGGTTTCGCTCCAGTGATGTATTCACGATGGATTTAAGTGAGGAGGAGCCATGTTGGAGGTCTGTAACGGGGAGTGGAATGCCAGGTGCTGGAAATCCAGGAGGCATAGCTCCCCCTCCTAGACTTGATCATGTGGCTGTGAGCCTTCCAGGTGGGAGAATTCTGATATTTGGTGGGTCTGTTGCAGGCCTTCATTCTGCTTCCCAGCTTTACATACTAGACCCGACTGACGAGAAGCCTACTTGGAGAATCCTAAATGTACCTGGGCGGCCTCCAAGATTTGCCTGGGGACATAGTACATGTGTTGTTGGAGGGACAAGAGCTATTGTACTAGGTGGTCAAACTGGGGAGGAATGGATGCTAAGTGATCTCCATGAACTTTCCTTGGCATGCTCTGTTATCTAA
- the LOC111241226 gene encoding uncharacterized protein LOC111241226 — MASILSLPFSSASTVGSWWRSQTCAASYCSSSYQTKASWYKTEKIQNACSTVRQQQQHDLKHHYRGIETLSIISVSLLAVEKLSDISPAFFVGLLEVGLKFVCLFKII, encoded by the exons ATGGCTTCTATTCTCTCTCTGCCTTTTTCTTCTGCTTCCACTG TTGGAAGCTGGTGGAGGAGTCAAACCTGTGCCGCAAGTTACTGTTCAA GTTCTTACCAGACAAAAGCATCATGGTACAAAACTGAGAAAATTCAGAATGCATGTTCTACAGTGAGGCAGCAGCAGCAGCATGATTTGAAGCATCATTATAGAGGTATTGAG ACATTAAGCATAATTTCTGTGTCTCTTCTAGCAGTGGAAAAATTATCAGATATTTCTCCCGCATTTTTTGTTGGTTTGTTGGAGGTGGGTCtcaaatttgtttgtttgtttaaaattatctGA
- the LOC106755193 gene encoding homogentisate phytyltransferase 1, chloroplastic-like: MCGYSTAVNHLTDVEIDKINKPYRPLASGEFSFGTGLIIAASCLILSFGIGWIVGSPPLLWAISIYFVMATAYSIDLPLLRWKSSAVLAAVCIVGVRGIVYQLAYFLHMQTFVFKRPTMLPRSLIFSTAFLSFFTLVIALFKDIPDHEGDEKHGVKSLSVLLGQKRVFWICVSLLEMMYGVAIVVCATTSSNHWSRMITVSAHAVFASVLWYRSKSVDVKSISATRSFYMFIWKLLYAEYLIIPFMR; encoded by the exons ATGTGCGGTTATAGCACAGCCGTGAATCATTTAACTGATGTTGAAATAGACAAG ATAAACAAACCATATCGCCCATTAgcatcaggggagttttcttttggAACTGGTCTCATTATCGCTGCATCATGTTTGATACTG AGTTTTGGGATTGGATGGATTGTAGGATCACCTCCATTGTTGTGGGCGATTTCCATCTATTTTGTGATGGCAACTGCTTATTCGATCGAT CTACCCCTGTTGAGATGGAAGAGTAGTGCAGTGCTTGCAGCCGTGTGCATTGTAGGTGTTCGTGGAATAGTGTATCAACTTGCCTATTTTCTTCATATGCAG ACCTTTGTGTTCAAGAGGCCAACTATGCTTCCTAGATCATTGATTTTTTCTACAGCATTCTTGAGTTTCTTCACTTTAGTTATAGCATTGTTCAAG GATATACCTGATCATGAAGGAGATGAAAAACATGGCGTTAAATCTTTGTCAGTGCTTTTGGGTCAGAAGAGG GTATTCTGGATTTGTGTTTCACTTCTTGAAATGATGTATGGAGTTGCCATTGTTGTGTGTGCGACAACATCTTCCAACCACTGGAGCAGAATGATCACG GTTTCTGCACATGCTGTTTTTGCTTCAGTCCTCTGGTATCGTTCTAAGTCTGTTGATGTGAAAAGCATCTCTGCCACAAGATCCTTCTATATGTTTATCTGGAAG CTATTATACGCAGAGTACTTGATCATACCTTTTATGAGATAA
- the LOC106755177 gene encoding homogentisate phytyltransferase 1, chloroplastic-like, translating to MASVVGSFPLASSFGSYVTKAAWCKTEKIQNKYHSMRHHQNHHTGIEVGSTFHQGARRYVLNAASGESFESAKPKHFPKPFRGSIKHYLDAFTRFFNVYVLIGSAISITSMSLLAVEKLSDISLTYFIGLFQAQVAAALMSGYVIGLNHLTDVEIDKINKPYRPLASGEYSFGTGLILTASCLILSFGIGWIVGSPPLLWALSIHFLLGTAYSIDLPLLRWKRIAVLAAMCIVVVHGVMFQLAYFLHMQTFVLQRPIMLPRSLLFSTAFLSFFSLVLALFKDIPDHEGDEKHGIKSLSVLLGQKRVFWICVSLLEMIYGVAILVGATSSNHWSKMITVSAHAVLASILLYHSKSVDVKSSSATASFYMFLWKLFYAEYLIIPFMR from the exons ATGGCTTCTGTCGTTGGGTCTTTCCCTCTTGCTTCTTCTTTTG GTTCTTACGTAACAAAAGCTGCATGGTGCAAAACTGAGAAAATCCAGAATAAATATCATAGCATGAggcatcatcagaatcatcatacAGGCATTGAGGTTGGATCCACATTTCACCAAGGTGCTAGAAGATATGTTTTGAACGCAGCCAGTGGAGAATCATTTGAATCTGCTAAACCTAAACATTTTCCAAAACCCTTTCGGGGCTCTATCAAACATTACTTGGATGCATTTACCAGGTTTTTCAATGTATACGTACTCATTGGCTCA GCAATAAGCATAACTTCTATGTCTCTCCTTGCAGTAGAGAAGTTATCAGATATTTCTCTAACATATTTCATTGGCTTGTTCCAG GCCCAAGTAGCTGCTGCTTTGATGAGCGGTTATGTTATAGGCTTGAATCATTTAACTGATGTTGAAATAGACAAG ATAAACAAACCATATCGCCCATTAGCATCAGGGGAGTATTCTTTTGGAACTGGTCTCATTCTCACTGCATCATGTTTGATACTG AGTTTTGGGATTGGATGGATTGTAGGTTCACCTCCATTGTTGTGGGCTCTTTCCATCCATTTTTTGCTTGGGACAGCTTATTCAATCGAT CTACCTCTCTTGAGATGGAAGAGAATTGCAGTGCTTGCAGCCATGTGCATTGTAGTTGTTCATGGAGTAATGTTTCAACTTGCCTATTTTCTTCATATGCAG ACCTTTGTGCTCCAGAGGCCAATTATGCTTCCTAGATCATTGCTTTTTTCTACAGCATTCTTGAGTTTCTTCTCTTTAGTTTTAGCATTGTTCAAG GATATACCTGACCATGAAGGAGATGAAAAACATGGCATTAAATCTTTGTCAGTGCTTTTGGGTCAGAAGAGG GTATTCTGGATTTGTGTTTCACTTCTTGAAATGATTTATGGAGTTGCCATTCTCGTGGGTGCAACATCTTCCAACCACTGGAGCAAAATGATCACG GTTTCTGCACATGCTGTTCTTGCTTCAATCCTCTTGTATCATTCTAAGTCTGTTGATGTGAAAAGCAGCTCTGCCACAGCATCCTTCTATATGTTTCTCTGGAAG CTATTCTACGCAGAGTACTTAATCATACCTTTTATGAGATAA